A window of Penaeus monodon isolate SGIC_2016 chromosome 40, NSTDA_Pmon_1, whole genome shotgun sequence contains these coding sequences:
- the LOC119597859 gene encoding glutamate receptor ionotropic, kainate 2-like, with translation MNASPNETTSCLKIGIEQWAPYVSFIYGEAPNYQVTGTSVEIIDMISRHLNTCYEFVVAKDRVFGTQLPNGSWTGLMGLITRREVDMTAVVLSVDYLRDRAVDFSVPLYVDQQAVGYKRPVFEADMLGFVKPYTDELWFLLLTTVVLVFGCTFMIQHLQIRRTSSGKPGDDTEMTEKETVKSMWAVSLWILGALLAQSVPSECKGNSVRFIRGLWLLSALIIGSIYRSNLKAMLILPRLRLPFDSLEELVETDIPTYVYEDSMIHQAIMTAAPGTSLYKLRKQALVRRDVLTMVNEVSEGAYAVFFGKKAFESIIHHIYGTQGTCPLYMAKGTVFTTSLCLAFPKGSPLVKKVNPLLYRMKESGILNHMYLHGLSNYTKCLQPGLVSPSKSLRPFELEDFYGVFCVYFGGVVFSVLVFLLELAVPLKHFSSNVCRGGKADRGHAEPNPPSLASA, from the exons ATGAACGCCAGTCCCAATGAAACCACCTCTTGCCTCAAAATCGGCATCGAGCAG tggGCTCCATACGTAAGCTTCATATATGGAGAGGCACCCAACTATCAAGTCACTGGTACATCAGTGGAAATCATTGATATGATTTCGCGACATCTGAATACTTG CTACGAGTTTGTCGTAGCTAAGGATCGTGTATTTGGTACGCAGCTTCCCAACGGGTCATGGACAGGCTTGATGGGCCTAATAACACGAAGG GAAGTGGACATGACGGCTGTGGTTTTATCAGTAGACTACCTGCGAGATCGAGCGGTTGACTTCAGCGTGCCTCTTTATGTAGACCAACAGGCGGTGGGTTACAAGCGACCTGTCTTCGAAGCTGATATGCTAGGATTCGTTAAACCTTATACAGACGAG TTGTGGTTTTTGCTGTTGACAACTGTGGTGCTGGTGTTTGGCTGCACGTTCATGATTCAGCATCTTCAGATCAG GAGGACGTCCAGTGGAAAACCCGGTGATGACACGGAAATGACTGAAAAGGAAACCGTGAAAAGCATGTGGGCTGTGTCCTTGTGGATTCTCGGCGCACTCCTCGCCCAGT CGGTCCCGTCGGAGTGTAAAGGAAACTCGGTGAGGTTCATCCGAGGACTGTGGCTCCTCTCCGCCCTCATCATCGGCTCCATCTACCGCTCCAACCTCAAGGCCATGCTGATTCTGCCCAGACTGCGCCTGCCTTTCGATAGCTTGGAGGAGCTCGTGGAGACCGACATCCCGACTTACGTGTACGAGGATAGCATGATTCACCAAGCCATCATG ACCGCGGCACCGGGGACTTCCCTCTACAAGCTGAGGAAGCAGGCCCTTGTGCGTAGGGATGTGTTGACAATGGTGAACGAGGTCTCAGAGGGTGCCTACGCCGTTTTCTTCGGGAAGAAGGCCTTTGAGTCGATCATCCATCATATCTATGGCACG CAGGGGACATGCCCTTTGTACATGGCCAAGGGGACTGTCTTCACCACGAGCCTCTGCCTTGCGTTTCCCAAAGGATCCCCGCTCGTCAAGAAAGTGAACCCCCT ACTCTATAGGATGAAGGAATCTGGTATCTTAAACCACATGTACCTTCATGGCTTGTCGAATTACACCAAATGCCTTCAGCCGGGCCTGGTGTCACCCTCGAAAAGCCTCAGACCCTTCGAGTTGGAGGATTTCTACGGCGTGTTCTGCGTGTACTTTGGGG GTGTGGTCTTTTCGGTGCTCGTGTTTCTCCTGGAGCTGGCGGTGCCTCTCAAGCACTTCAGCTCCAACGTCTGCAGAGGAGGAAAGGCGGATCGAGGTCACGCAGAGCCCAACCCACCCTCCCTGGCCAGTGCTTGA